A stretch of Nonomuraea africana DNA encodes these proteins:
- a CDS encoding SigE family RNA polymerase sigma factor codes for MEADPRFAGFVAERGDALLRYGYVLAGNPHDAADLVQEALLKLRASWPRLRAKDNPESYVRTTMARLHTAAWRLRRRELLAWDPPEHGYHDALPSEEEQAMWEALAGLPRKQRVVLVLRYYEGLSDEEIATALKISRGTVRSQASRALGKLRSTVGEHIEEGVMSDRGERR; via the coding sequence TTGGAAGCAGATCCCCGGTTCGCCGGGTTCGTCGCCGAACGCGGCGATGCGCTGTTGCGTTACGGCTACGTCCTGGCCGGGAACCCGCACGACGCGGCCGACCTGGTGCAGGAGGCGCTGCTGAAGCTACGCGCGTCCTGGCCCAGACTTCGCGCCAAGGACAATCCGGAAAGTTATGTGCGCACCACCATGGCCCGGCTGCACACGGCGGCCTGGCGGCTGCGGCGGCGTGAGCTGCTCGCCTGGGATCCACCGGAGCACGGATACCACGACGCGCTGCCCAGCGAAGAGGAGCAGGCGATGTGGGAGGCGCTGGCCGGGTTGCCCCGCAAGCAGCGGGTGGTGCTGGTGTTGCGCTACTACGAGGGGCTGAGCGACGAGGAGATCGCGACGGCTCTGAAGATCTCTCGCGGGACCGTGCGGAGCCAGGCGTCGCGGGCGCTCGGCAAACTCCGCTCCACGGTGGGCGAGCACATCGAGGAAGGTGTCATGTCGGATCGCGGGGAGCGGCGATGA
- a CDS encoding antibiotic biosynthesis monooxygenase gives MSVITVTRFQIDPADAEQLRDRHAALVAATRAACPGLTEARLGRLDDETWVGVWRWDSAPSLQAARQAVPGNAEATAAFALTRESTVEDIDVLDEH, from the coding sequence ATGTCGGTCATCACCGTCACCCGGTTCCAGATCGATCCCGCCGACGCCGAGCAGCTGCGGGACCGGCACGCCGCCCTGGTCGCCGCGACCAGGGCGGCCTGTCCCGGGCTCACCGAGGCGCGACTCGGCCGGCTCGACGACGAGACGTGGGTCGGCGTCTGGCGCTGGGACTCGGCCCCCAGCCTGCAGGCGGCCCGCCAGGCCGTACCCGGGAATGCGGAGGCCACGGCGGCGTTCGCGCTCACCCGCGAGTCCACCGTGGAGGACATCGACGTCCTGGACGAGCACTGA
- a CDS encoding VOC family protein has translation MKAHVSSILLGVRDLDRAKQFYTEGLGWKVKDDYGVSVFFESDGASPVGFYGREGLADQVGTSPEGSGFSGLVLTYVVRSEARVDEIIAEAEKAGATILKPAGALPWGGYGGSFADPDGYIWSLGYSAQGTDQPYAE, from the coding sequence ATGAAAGCGCACGTTAGCTCGATCCTCCTCGGCGTCCGGGACCTGGACCGGGCCAAGCAGTTCTACACGGAGGGGCTCGGCTGGAAGGTCAAGGACGACTACGGCGTCTCGGTGTTCTTCGAATCGGACGGAGCCTCGCCCGTCGGCTTCTACGGCCGCGAAGGCCTGGCCGACCAGGTGGGCACGAGCCCGGAAGGCAGCGGCTTCAGCGGGCTGGTCCTCACCTACGTCGTCCGTAGTGAGGCGCGGGTCGACGAGATCATCGCGGAGGCCGAGAAGGCGGGCGCCACGATCCTCAAGCCCGCCGGCGCCCTGCCGTGGGGCGGGTACGGCGGCTCCTTCGCGGACCCGGACGGCTACATCTGGAGTCTCGGCTACAGCGCCCAGGGGACGGACCAGCCCTACGCGGAGTAG
- a CDS encoding TetR/AcrR family transcriptional regulator, translating into MSDVKRTSKRTQKAQETRRRIRAAALELFLQDGYGATNLQDVAEKAGVAVQTIYFVFGNKRTLLKEVVDVTIAGDDEPVATMDRPWYTDALAAGTAQDMLRAYVAGTTSVLERVAPIGRMMEAAAASDPEIAALWPHDVNPRYVVQHRAAAALVGKPGARAGVSVEEAADLLYGLLSPELYLLLVRERGWPRERWERWVGDTLHAQLCSD; encoded by the coding sequence ATGAGCGATGTCAAGCGGACGAGCAAGCGGACACAGAAGGCACAGGAGACGCGCCGGCGCATCCGGGCGGCGGCGCTCGAGCTGTTCCTGCAGGACGGATACGGCGCGACGAATCTTCAGGACGTCGCCGAGAAGGCCGGCGTCGCGGTGCAGACGATCTACTTCGTCTTCGGCAACAAGCGCACCCTGCTGAAGGAGGTCGTCGACGTCACGATCGCGGGCGACGACGAGCCGGTGGCCACGATGGACCGCCCGTGGTACACCGACGCTCTGGCCGCCGGCACGGCCCAGGACATGCTGCGCGCATACGTCGCGGGCACGACCTCGGTCCTGGAGCGGGTCGCACCGATCGGCAGGATGATGGAGGCGGCGGCCGCGAGCGACCCCGAGATCGCCGCCCTGTGGCCACACGACGTCAACCCGCGGTATGTCGTCCAGCACAGGGCGGCCGCCGCGCTGGTCGGCAAGCCGGGCGCGCGGGCGGGGGTTTCGGTGGAGGAGGCGGCTGACCTGCTGTACGGCCTGCTCAGCCCCGAGCTGTACCTGCTGCTCGTCCGCGAGCGCGGCTGGCCGCGGGAGCGCTGGGAGCGGTGGGTCGGCGACACCCTGCACGCCCAGCTCTGCTCGGACTAG
- a CDS encoding TolB family protein, producing the protein MNGIEERLSRTLEHAAERAPRLAVPAAERLETGYRRRRHRPQALLAAAAVVVVAGGVVAGLQGGGDGRALSAADPSGVPSAVISVAAEPVEKVWPQAVWKMPAKDSEGRELRPVALTDDGTLLVKAWREVEQPEVLYLYDLAGGKLRKITDVRRPKKNGGAAANFSMGDGVVAWWTSTKTSVRLWAVPLTGGEARQVAVHETGGDVIDNLVVAKGAIVFSVLKGGVFSVPLNGGQVTPVERGSGLHLLSWPWAGSPGTWSPQDGAPFTHLVNLETGQTSDAAPARKGEQLLACGVQSCLATTPGGARAFTRLRDGSEQQEVPTGFQIPEPPSQSRFYVRTLRSDAPGLGLYDLKTGTLADLGIGKEAAQGEVPVADRAGRMMTYLTASGRYVIDLSRIP; encoded by the coding sequence ATGAACGGTATCGAAGAGCGGCTGAGCAGGACCCTGGAACACGCGGCCGAACGAGCGCCGCGGCTGGCCGTCCCGGCGGCGGAGCGGCTGGAGACCGGCTACCGGCGGCGCAGGCACAGGCCCCAGGCGCTGCTCGCGGCGGCGGCCGTGGTGGTGGTGGCCGGCGGGGTGGTCGCGGGCCTGCAGGGGGGCGGCGACGGGAGGGCGCTATCCGCGGCCGACCCGTCGGGGGTGCCGTCCGCGGTGATCAGCGTCGCCGCCGAACCCGTCGAGAAGGTGTGGCCGCAGGCGGTGTGGAAGATGCCCGCCAAGGACTCCGAGGGCAGGGAACTGCGCCCCGTCGCGCTGACCGACGACGGGACTCTGCTGGTCAAGGCGTGGCGCGAGGTCGAGCAGCCGGAGGTCCTCTACCTCTACGACCTGGCCGGAGGGAAGCTGCGGAAGATCACGGACGTGCGCCGGCCGAAGAAGAACGGCGGGGCCGCCGCCAACTTCAGCATGGGTGACGGCGTGGTGGCATGGTGGACGTCGACGAAGACCTCCGTACGGCTCTGGGCCGTGCCGCTGACCGGCGGCGAGGCCAGGCAGGTGGCCGTGCACGAGACCGGAGGCGACGTGATCGACAACCTCGTCGTGGCGAAGGGCGCGATCGTGTTCTCCGTGCTGAAGGGCGGGGTGTTCAGCGTTCCCCTCAACGGGGGCCAGGTGACGCCGGTCGAGCGCGGGAGTGGGCTGCACCTGCTGTCCTGGCCGTGGGCGGGCTCGCCGGGCACGTGGAGCCCCCAGGACGGCGCGCCGTTCACCCACCTGGTCAACCTGGAGACCGGCCAGACCAGCGACGCCGCCCCGGCCCGCAAGGGAGAGCAGTTGCTCGCCTGCGGAGTCCAGTCCTGCCTCGCGACGACGCCCGGCGGCGCCAGAGCGTTCACCCGGCTGCGTGACGGCTCGGAACAGCAGGAGGTGCCGACCGGCTTCCAGATCCCGGAGCCGCCCAGCCAGAGCCGCTTCTACGTGCGCACCCTCCGGAGCGACGCTCCAGGCCTCGGGCTCTACGACCTGAAGACCGGAACGCTGGCGGACCTGGGCATCGGGAAAGAGGCCGCACAGGGCGAGGTCCCGGTCGCCGACCGGGCCGGGCGGATGATGACGTACCTGACCGCGAGCGGCAGGTACGTGATCGACCTGTCCAGGATTCCCTGA
- a CDS encoding AraC family transcriptional regulator — translation MTTATPGLLAFTGEIGTAGPHAHAAVQVLMVTGGSVTLGDQRGHRQNVERAIIPAGVRHELLATSGAHGLLAYLDPASPAGRAATERVLASGGDVTAVTTWQAAARPEASTAALLSTHFPQENRRTASGTNAAEELPATFARVLDLIPQLISGPLLLEDLANRVGLSASRLGHLFAEHLHLPYPAWRRWARLLHAMEAVRGGATLTEAAHAAGFADSAHLTRTCRAMFGITPSQALAAAGWSANERSRQP, via the coding sequence GTGACTACGGCCACGCCGGGGCTGCTGGCCTTCACTGGTGAGATCGGCACCGCTGGGCCGCATGCCCACGCGGCGGTGCAAGTGCTGATGGTCACGGGTGGCAGCGTGACCCTGGGCGATCAGCGCGGTCATCGGCAGAACGTGGAGCGCGCGATCATCCCGGCCGGAGTTCGGCATGAGTTGCTGGCCACCTCTGGCGCCCACGGCCTGTTGGCCTACCTGGACCCGGCCAGCCCCGCTGGGCGCGCGGCCACTGAGCGTGTGCTGGCCAGCGGCGGCGACGTAACCGCAGTGACCACCTGGCAGGCCGCCGCGCGCCCCGAGGCCAGCACTGCCGCCCTGCTCTCGACCCACTTCCCACAGGAGAATCGGCGCACCGCTTCGGGCACGAATGCGGCCGAGGAGCTACCGGCTACCTTCGCACGCGTCCTGGACCTGATCCCGCAGCTGATCAGCGGACCATTGCTCCTAGAAGACCTGGCTAACCGGGTCGGCTTATCTGCCAGCCGTCTTGGCCACTTGTTCGCCGAACACCTGCACCTGCCGTATCCGGCCTGGCGTCGCTGGGCCCGTCTGCTACACGCCATGGAGGCGGTGCGCGGTGGTGCCACGTTGACCGAGGCCGCGCACGCAGCCGGGTTCGCAGACAGCGCCCATCTGACCCGCACCTGCCGGGCGATGTTCGGCATCACCCCCAGTCAGGCCCTGGCCGCCGCCGGGTGGTCTGCGAACGAGCGCAGCCGTCAGCCCTAG
- a CDS encoding anti-sigma factor family protein, whose amino-acid sequence MKRFTCDELVEVITAYLEDALDQTARDGVQAHLACCEGCERYVEQLRTTISVLGDPPPEKLQADVYDRLMSAFREGQRS is encoded by the coding sequence GTGAAGCGGTTCACCTGCGACGAACTGGTGGAAGTCATCACCGCCTACCTCGAAGACGCCCTCGATCAGACGGCGCGCGACGGCGTGCAGGCGCATCTGGCCTGCTGCGAAGGGTGCGAGCGCTACGTCGAGCAGCTCCGCACGACCATCAGCGTTCTCGGCGACCCGCCACCGGAGAAGCTGCAGGCCGACGTGTACGACCGGCTCATGTCCGCCTTTCGCGAGGGTCAGCGGTCCTGA
- a CDS encoding YajQ family cyclic di-GMP-binding protein, giving the protein MADSSFDIVSKIDRQEVDNALNQTVKEIGHRFDFKGTGAAISWSGQNNIEIKANSEERANAALDVFKEKVVKRGLSLKILDADEPRLSGKEYRMLIALKEGIDQEHAKKISKIIRDEGPKGVKAQIQGEELRVSSKKKDELQDVISLLKGKDLDIALQFTNYR; this is encoded by the coding sequence ATGGCCGACAGCAGCTTTGACATCGTCAGCAAGATCGACCGCCAGGAGGTCGACAACGCGCTGAACCAGACGGTCAAGGAGATCGGACACCGCTTCGACTTCAAGGGCACTGGGGCAGCGATCAGCTGGTCCGGGCAGAACAACATCGAGATCAAGGCCAACAGCGAGGAGCGCGCCAACGCCGCCCTCGACGTCTTCAAGGAGAAGGTGGTCAAGCGCGGCCTCTCGTTGAAGATCCTTGACGCCGACGAGCCGAGGCTGTCCGGCAAGGAGTACCGCATGCTGATCGCCCTCAAGGAGGGCATCGATCAGGAGCACGCGAAGAAGATCTCGAAGATCATCAGGGACGAGGGCCCCAAGGGGGTCAAGGCGCAGATCCAGGGCGAGGAGCTCAGGGTCAGCTCCAAGAAGAAGGATGAGCTGCAGGACGTCATCTCCCTGCTCAAGGGCAAGGACCTCGACATCGCCCTGCAGTTCACGAACTACCGCTGA
- the egtC gene encoding ergothioneine biosynthesis protein EgtC, with amino-acid sequence MCRHAAWLGAARPLTWLIHEPEHGLLKQSYAPRRQRVGLVNADGYGMGWYDPGRAEPVRYRRAVPIWADANLPALAQVARSTCLLAAVRSATVGMPVEESATAPFADRGWLLSHNGRVTRDALRDLADDLPDRAESACDAAWVAAAVFLCGRAGFGLGEALTEVVVRAGEKDPGARLNLLACDGASIAATVWGDTLFYHRLHDGVLVASEPLDDLPGWQAVPERSLLTATSDDVRVQPL; translated from the coding sequence ATGTGCAGGCACGCGGCATGGCTGGGCGCCGCCCGCCCGCTCACCTGGCTCATCCACGAGCCCGAGCACGGCCTGCTCAAGCAGTCGTACGCGCCACGGCGCCAGCGTGTCGGCCTGGTCAACGCGGACGGGTACGGCATGGGCTGGTACGACCCCGGGCGCGCCGAGCCGGTGCGGTATCGCCGTGCCGTGCCCATCTGGGCCGACGCCAATCTGCCCGCGCTCGCGCAGGTCGCCCGCTCGACCTGCCTGCTGGCGGCCGTGCGCTCGGCCACCGTGGGCATGCCGGTCGAGGAGAGCGCCACGGCTCCGTTCGCCGACCGGGGATGGCTGCTCAGCCACAACGGGCGCGTCACCAGGGACGCGCTGCGCGATCTCGCCGACGATCTGCCCGATCGCGCGGAGAGCGCGTGCGACGCCGCCTGGGTCGCGGCCGCCGTGTTCCTGTGCGGTCGCGCCGGCTTCGGCCTGGGCGAGGCGCTGACCGAGGTCGTCGTCCGCGCGGGGGAGAAGGACCCCGGCGCCCGCCTGAACCTGCTCGCCTGCGACGGCGCGTCGATCGCCGCGACCGTCTGGGGCGACACGCTCTTCTACCACCGACTCCACGACGGTGTGCTCGTGGCCAGCGAGCCGCTCGACGACCTGCCCGGCTGGCAGGCCGTTCCCGAGCGCAGCCTGCTGACCGCCACCAGCGACGACGTACGCGTCCAGCCGTTGTGA
- a CDS encoding sterol desaturase family protein, translated as MSLLRSSAQTAVRYGYAPLMLLGINGAAIALAAAGAAKLWLLALLLVAVGLSFAAERVLPYEPDWNTSQGDAGRDAAHSVVNETLILASVAVIPMLAAIVPAADLWPAAWPFLAQVLVAVLIADLGITLVHFASHKIGALWRFHAVHHSVKRFYGLNGLMKHPLHQTLEMTAGVAPLLLIGLPVQVASVLALAVAVQLLLQHSNADYRVGPLKHVLALNEGHRFHHLKWAGIGDVNFGLFTLFWDHLLRTYSYDKARRFTSEVLGMAAKPDYPSAYLAQLTEPFKASGACHHTSDQGDQTQQVPARS; from the coding sequence ATGTCCCTTCTTCGCTCAAGCGCCCAGACGGCAGTCCGCTACGGCTACGCCCCGCTGATGTTGCTGGGCATCAACGGTGCCGCCATCGCGCTGGCCGCCGCTGGCGCAGCCAAGCTCTGGCTGCTGGCTTTGTTGCTGGTCGCGGTCGGTCTGTCGTTCGCCGCCGAGCGTGTTCTCCCTTATGAGCCTGACTGGAACACCTCGCAGGGCGATGCCGGGCGGGATGCCGCCCACAGCGTGGTCAACGAGACCCTCATCCTGGCCAGCGTCGCCGTCATCCCAATGCTGGCCGCCATCGTCCCGGCCGCCGACCTCTGGCCAGCTGCCTGGCCGTTCCTCGCCCAAGTGCTGGTGGCCGTCCTGATCGCCGACCTCGGGATCACCCTTGTCCACTTCGCCAGCCACAAGATCGGTGCTCTGTGGCGCTTCCACGCCGTTCATCACAGCGTCAAGCGCTTCTACGGCCTCAACGGGCTGATGAAGCACCCTCTTCATCAGACGTTGGAAATGACCGCAGGCGTCGCCCCGCTGCTGCTGATCGGCCTGCCTGTCCAGGTCGCCTCTGTGCTTGCGCTGGCCGTGGCGGTGCAGCTTCTACTTCAGCACTCCAACGCCGACTATCGCGTCGGGCCACTCAAGCACGTGCTCGCGCTGAACGAAGGTCACCGCTTCCACCACCTGAAGTGGGCTGGGATCGGCGACGTCAACTTCGGCCTGTTCACCCTCTTCTGGGATCACCTGCTGCGCACCTACTCCTACGACAAAGCGCGCCGCTTCACCTCTGAAGTGCTCGGCATGGCCGCCAAGCCGGACTATCCCAGCGCCTACCTGGCCCAGCTGACCGAACCGTTCAAGGCTTCCGGCGCCTGCCACCACACATCCGATCAAGGCGATCAGACACAGCAGGTGCCTGCCCGCTCCTGA
- a CDS encoding sigma-70 family RNA polymerase sigma factor, which translates to MGSFAGGGLPPDDVVVPALRAGDEAMFAALLDTWSGGLLRVARSYVSTDHSAQEVVQDTWLAVIGGIDYFEGRSSVKTWVYRILVNTAKKRGARESRTLPWSDFEQDGRAAGLGEVPPGGWKEVPAAWPTPEGEALASEVRGLIAEALAGLPPRQRIVITLRDVEGCTSDEVCAILEISEANQRVLLHRARVAVRGRLADYFESVKQPE; encoded by the coding sequence GTGGGGTCTTTCGCGGGCGGAGGGCTGCCCCCGGATGACGTCGTCGTCCCGGCCCTGCGTGCCGGCGACGAGGCGATGTTCGCGGCGCTGCTGGACACCTGGTCCGGGGGCTTGCTACGAGTGGCCAGGTCTTACGTGTCCACCGACCATTCCGCGCAGGAGGTCGTCCAGGACACGTGGCTGGCGGTGATCGGCGGGATCGACTACTTCGAGGGCCGTTCCTCGGTCAAGACGTGGGTTTACCGCATCCTGGTCAACACCGCGAAGAAACGCGGCGCGCGCGAGAGCCGCACGCTGCCGTGGAGCGACTTCGAGCAGGACGGCAGGGCCGCGGGCCTCGGCGAGGTGCCACCGGGCGGCTGGAAGGAGGTCCCTGCGGCATGGCCGACGCCCGAGGGCGAGGCGCTGGCCTCGGAGGTGCGCGGGCTGATCGCCGAAGCCCTGGCCGGGCTGCCTCCTCGGCAGCGGATCGTGATCACCCTGCGAGACGTGGAGGGATGCACCTCCGACGAGGTGTGCGCGATCCTGGAGATCTCCGAGGCCAACCAGCGGGTCCTGCTGCATCGCGCCCGCGTGGCGGTGCGCGGTCGGCTGGCGGACTACTTCGAGTCCGTGAAACAGCCAGAATAA
- a CDS encoding NUDIX hydrolase, whose product MRRSERLLYAANGVDLRVADVTTTDGGHVERPFIRTHRAAGAVVFHGGSVLLLWRHQLITDTWGWEIPLGEIGPGEEPEAAAARHVEEQTGWRPGPLLPLIRIRPAGDVADCDHLIFVAHEASPCAAPAGDEEDRRAEWMPMPRVQPLIDEQAITSATTSAALLHFLADLLQARASH is encoded by the coding sequence ATGCGGCGGTCGGAAAGGCTGCTCTACGCGGCCAACGGGGTCGATCTTCGCGTCGCGGACGTCACAACGACCGACGGCGGGCACGTGGAGCGGCCCTTCATCCGCACACATCGGGCCGCCGGAGCGGTGGTCTTCCATGGCGGGAGCGTCCTGCTCCTGTGGCGGCACCAGCTCATCACCGACACGTGGGGATGGGAGATCCCGCTCGGCGAGATCGGCCCGGGCGAGGAGCCAGAGGCAGCCGCGGCCCGTCACGTGGAGGAACAGACCGGCTGGCGGCCAGGGCCGCTGCTGCCGTTGATCCGGATCCGCCCCGCCGGGGACGTCGCCGACTGCGACCACCTGATCTTCGTCGCCCACGAGGCCTCACCCTGCGCCGCGCCGGCCGGCGACGAGGAGGATCGGCGGGCCGAGTGGATGCCGATGCCGCGCGTGCAGCCGCTGATCGACGAGCAGGCCATCACGTCGGCGACCACATCGGCGGCCCTGCTGCACTTCCTGGCCGACCTCCTGCAGGCCCGCGCGTCACATTAG
- the egtA gene encoding ergothioneine biosynthesis glutamate--cysteine ligase EgtA: MAGLTAEDTPLRDTSEVADFARGCFRPAAADRVGVELEFLVFDGTAAASHVPLARVERALPALPGGSRVTFEPGGQLELSGPPGPLQDALARMAADVAAVRDALRAAGLALAGVGLDPIRPARRQLRMPRYEAMAEFLGVPYGPLMMCSTASIQVNLDLGERPATRWERAHAFGPVLMAAFANSPLSGGRPCGWMSGRQAVWEHLDRTRTAPVPASGDPAADWAEYLLDARLMLVREGEERYRAVRDGSTFRDWLKAGGEQRPTAEDLVYHATTVFPPVRPRGWLEIRYLDAQHPAIWPVCVAVTHALVTDDRAADAAMAATESFQRSCRELWGVAARCGLTDPRLRRAAEACFRAALEALPRLGVGPGLACRVAAFADRHVTTGRSPAADLMDPTSARRVPTWLNDEGWE, from the coding sequence ATGGCCGGGCTGACCGCCGAGGACACGCCGCTGCGGGACACCTCGGAGGTGGCGGACTTCGCACGCGGCTGTTTCCGTCCCGCCGCCGCGGACCGCGTGGGTGTGGAGCTGGAGTTCCTGGTCTTCGACGGTACGGCGGCGGCCAGTCACGTCCCGCTGGCCAGGGTCGAACGGGCCCTGCCCGCGCTGCCGGGCGGCAGCCGGGTGACGTTCGAGCCGGGCGGTCAGCTCGAACTGTCCGGCCCGCCTGGCCCGCTGCAGGACGCGCTGGCCCGCATGGCCGCCGACGTGGCCGCCGTGCGCGACGCCCTACGCGCGGCCGGACTGGCGCTGGCCGGGGTGGGCCTCGACCCGATACGGCCGGCCCGCCGCCAGCTGCGCATGCCCCGATACGAGGCCATGGCCGAGTTCCTCGGCGTGCCGTACGGGCCGCTGATGATGTGCTCGACCGCGTCGATCCAAGTCAACCTGGACCTGGGTGAGCGGCCGGCGACGCGCTGGGAACGGGCGCACGCGTTCGGCCCCGTGCTGATGGCGGCCTTCGCCAACTCGCCGCTGAGCGGCGGGCGGCCGTGCGGCTGGATGTCGGGCCGCCAGGCCGTCTGGGAACACCTCGACCGCACCAGGACCGCGCCCGTGCCCGCCTCGGGTGATCCTGCCGCGGACTGGGCCGAATACCTGCTGGATGCCCGGCTCATGCTGGTACGCGAGGGCGAGGAGCGCTATCGCGCGGTCCGCGACGGCTCTACCTTCCGCGACTGGCTGAAGGCCGGCGGCGAGCAGCGGCCCACGGCCGAGGATCTCGTCTATCACGCCACGACGGTCTTTCCCCCTGTGCGGCCCAGGGGCTGGCTCGAGATCCGCTACCTCGACGCCCAGCACCCGGCCATCTGGCCGGTGTGCGTGGCCGTGACTCACGCCCTCGTCACCGACGACCGGGCCGCCGACGCGGCCATGGCCGCCACAGAGTCGTTCCAGAGGTCGTGCCGGGAGCTGTGGGGGGTGGCGGCGCGGTGCGGCCTGACCGACCCGCGCCTGCGCCGGGCCGCCGAGGCGTGCTTCCGCGCCGCGCTGGAGGCGCTGCCTCGCCTCGGCGTGGGCCCCGGCCTGGCCTGCAGGGTGGCGGCGTTCGCCGACCGGCACGTGACGACCGGCCGCTCCCCGGCGGCCGACCTGATGGATCCGACGTCGGCACGGCGCGTCCCGACCTGGCTGAACGATGAGGGATGGGAATGA
- the egtB gene encoding ergothioneine biosynthesis protein EgtB: MNDFKERIAAELIAVRDRSLTYTAADDDLLVRQHSPLMSPLVWDLAHVGNYEELWVLREAAGIDPLRPEIDDIYDAFKTPRKDRPSLPILGPAEARRYIEGVRGRVLDVLDTIDLEGPDPLHRDGFVFGLVIQHEHQHDETMLATLQLSGQLGLVGDGDLPPGRSAGPEEVFVPAGAFLMGTGTLPWAYDNERPAHRVDLPAYWIDRLPVGNRAYAAFIEDGGYDDPRWWSAEGWQWRWRSGAFAPLFWVRDGGAWWRTRFGRTEPVPMDEPVQHVCWYEADAYARWAGKRLPTEAEWEKACGWDPRIGRARRYPWGEQAPGSDRANLGHRAAHPAPLGAYPAGASAYGAEQMVGDVWEWTASWFQPYPGFRSFPYKEYSEVFFGREYRVLRGGSWAADPAAVRTTFRNWDYPIRRQIFTGFRCARSGPA; encoded by the coding sequence ATGAACGATTTCAAGGAACGTATCGCGGCCGAGCTCATCGCGGTGCGTGACCGGTCGCTCACCTACACGGCGGCGGACGACGACCTGCTGGTCCGCCAGCACTCGCCGCTGATGTCACCACTGGTGTGGGACCTGGCGCACGTGGGCAACTACGAGGAGCTCTGGGTGCTGCGCGAGGCCGCGGGCATCGACCCGCTCCGCCCCGAGATCGACGACATCTACGACGCGTTCAAGACCCCGCGCAAGGATCGCCCGAGCCTGCCCATCCTGGGTCCGGCCGAGGCCCGCCGCTACATCGAGGGCGTGCGCGGGCGGGTGCTCGACGTCCTCGACACGATCGACCTGGAAGGTCCCGACCCGCTGCACCGCGATGGCTTCGTGTTCGGCCTGGTGATCCAGCACGAGCATCAGCACGACGAGACCATGCTCGCCACGCTGCAGCTGTCCGGGCAGCTCGGCCTGGTGGGCGACGGCGACCTGCCGCCGGGCCGGAGCGCGGGCCCCGAGGAGGTGTTCGTGCCCGCGGGCGCCTTCCTCATGGGCACCGGCACCTTGCCTTGGGCCTACGACAACGAACGGCCGGCCCACCGCGTGGACCTGCCCGCGTATTGGATCGACCGGCTCCCCGTCGGCAACCGCGCCTATGCGGCGTTCATCGAGGACGGCGGCTACGACGACCCGCGCTGGTGGTCCGCGGAGGGCTGGCAGTGGAGGTGGCGGAGCGGCGCCTTCGCCCCGCTGTTCTGGGTGAGAGACGGCGGCGCCTGGTGGCGCACCCGCTTCGGCCGTACCGAGCCCGTCCCGATGGACGAGCCGGTGCAGCACGTGTGCTGGTACGAGGCCGACGCCTACGCCCGCTGGGCGGGCAAGCGGCTGCCCACCGAGGCGGAGTGGGAGAAGGCCTGCGGCTGGGACCCCCGGATCGGGAGGGCGCGCCGATACCCGTGGGGTGAGCAGGCCCCCGGCTCCGACCGGGCCAACCTCGGCCACCGCGCCGCCCACCCCGCGCCGCTGGGCGCCTACCCGGCCGGGGCCAGCGCGTACGGGGCCGAGCAGATGGTGGGAGACGTGTGGGAGTGGACCGCCTCCTGGTTCCAGCCCTATCCCGGCTTCCGCAGCTTCCCCTACAAGGAGTACAGCGAGGTATTCTTCGGCAGGGAGTACCGGGTGCTGCGCGGCGGCTCCTGGGCGGCCGACCCGGCGGCGGTGCGCACCACGTTCAGGAACTGGGACTACCCGATCCGCCGGCAGATCTTCACCGGCTTCCGCTGCGCCCGTTCTGGGCCGGCCTGA